A part of Melittangium boletus DSM 14713 genomic DNA contains:
- a CDS encoding sigma-54-dependent transcriptional regulator, translating into MSGRVLLVDDDPSMVELLQARLTRRGFTVTSLTDPHAALPLVRQEPFDVVLTDLNMQGLSGTELCERVVANLPDLPVVVVTAFGSMETAVAAIRAGAYDFITKPVEMDALVHTLTRAVQHHQLKGEVVRLTKVVAESQRLGGLLGSSPSMNKVYELITRVADSDATVIIHGESGTGKELVARALHDKSRRASGPFVAVNCAAMPEALLESELFGHAKGAFTDAKAARSGLFAQAHGGTLLLDEVGEMPLGLQPKLLRALQERRARPVGGDHEVAFDVRVVAATHRDLEGMVEENRFREDLFYRLNVVQMELPPLRARGGDCLLLAQHFIEHFAARANKRVTGLNEAVAERLMSYGWPGNVRELRNCIERAVAVTLTERLTVDDLPEKIRAWRASHVVVASGDPSEFTTLEEVERRYILRVLEEVKGNKSLAAQVLGLDRKTLYRKLDRFKAGGD; encoded by the coding sequence ATGAGCGGACGAGTCCTCCTTGTCGACGACGACCCGAGCATGGTGGAGCTGCTGCAGGCACGCCTCACCCGCCGCGGCTTCACCGTCACCTCGCTGACGGATCCCCACGCGGCCCTGCCCCTGGTGCGGCAGGAGCCCTTCGACGTGGTGCTCACGGACCTGAACATGCAGGGCCTGAGTGGCACGGAGCTGTGCGAGCGCGTGGTGGCCAACCTGCCAGACCTGCCCGTGGTGGTGGTGACGGCGTTTGGCAGCATGGAGACGGCCGTGGCCGCCATCCGCGCGGGCGCGTATGACTTCATCACCAAGCCGGTGGAGATGGACGCACTCGTGCACACGCTCACCCGGGCCGTGCAGCACCACCAGCTCAAGGGCGAGGTGGTGCGGCTGACGAAGGTGGTGGCCGAATCCCAGCGCCTGGGAGGACTGCTCGGCTCCAGTCCGTCCATGAACAAGGTGTACGAGCTGATCACGCGCGTGGCGGACTCGGACGCCACCGTCATCATCCACGGCGAGAGCGGCACGGGGAAGGAGCTGGTGGCGCGGGCGCTGCACGACAAGAGCCGGCGCGCCTCGGGGCCCTTCGTGGCCGTCAACTGCGCGGCCATGCCCGAGGCCCTTTTGGAGAGCGAGCTGTTCGGCCACGCCAAGGGCGCCTTCACCGATGCCAAGGCGGCGCGCTCGGGACTCTTCGCGCAGGCGCATGGTGGCACGCTCCTGCTCGACGAGGTGGGCGAGATGCCCCTCGGTCTGCAGCCCAAGCTGCTGCGCGCGCTGCAGGAGCGCCGGGCGCGCCCGGTGGGCGGGGACCACGAGGTGGCCTTCGACGTGCGCGTGGTGGCCGCCACGCACCGGGACCTCGAGGGCATGGTGGAGGAGAACCGCTTCCGCGAGGACCTCTTCTACCGGCTCAACGTGGTGCAGATGGAGTTGCCGCCCCTGCGCGCCCGGGGCGGGGACTGCCTGCTGCTCGCCCAGCACTTCATCGAGCACTTCGCCGCGCGCGCCAACAAGCGGGTGACGGGCCTCAACGAGGCCGTGGCCGAACGGTTGATGAGCTACGGCTGGCCCGGCAACGTGCGCGAGTTGCGCAACTGCATCGAGCGCGCGGTGGCCGTCACCCTCACCGAGCGCCTGACCGTGGACGACCTGCCAGAGAAGATCCGCGCCTGGCGCGCCTCGCACGTGGTGGTGGCCAGTGGAGATCCCTCGGAGTTCACCACGCTGGAGGAAGTGGAGCGCCGCTACATCCTGCGCGTCCTCGAGGAAGTGAAGGGCAACAAGTCCCTCGCCGCGCAGGTGCTGGGCCTGGACCGCAAGACGCTCTACCGCAAGCTCGACCGGTTCAAGGCCGGGGGAGACTAG